One genomic segment of Mycolicibacterium chubuense NBB4 includes these proteins:
- a CDS encoding fumarate reductase/succinate dehydrogenase flavoprotein subunit, giving the protein MADVERHSYDVVVIGAGGAGLRAVIEARERGLRVAVVTKSLFGKAHTVMAEGGCAAAMRNVNTKDSWQVHFGDTMRGGKFLNNWRMAELHAQEAPDRVWELETYGALFDRTKDGRISQRNFGGHTYPRLAHVGDRTGLEIIRTLQQKIVSLQQEDKEELGDYEARIRVFHETAITELILDNGRVAGAFGYYRETGNFVLFEAPAIVLATGGIGKSYKVSSNSWEYTGDGHALALRAGSALINMEFIQFHPTGMVWPLSVKGILVTEGVRGDGGVLKNSEGKRFMFDYIPDVFKGQYAESEEEADQWLKDNDSARRTPDLLPRDEVARAINTEVKEGRGTPHGGVYLDIASRMPAEEIKRRLPSMYHQFIELAEVDITTDDMEVGPTCHYVMGGIEVDPDTGAAATPGLFAAGECAGGMHGSNRLGGNSLSDLLVFGRRAGLGASDYVRALSGRPQVTDHAVSAAAEMALAPFDGPSDGSAPENPYTLQLDMQDTMNNLVGIIRKADEIQEALDKLDELRQRYRNVKVEGDRKFNPGWHLSMDLRNMLLVCESVAKSAITRTESRGGHTRDDYPSMDANWRNTLLACRTSGDDPVVPDVTVEKEPQVPMRTDLLECFELSELEKYYTDEELVDHPQRKG; this is encoded by the coding sequence ATGGCTGACGTGGAACGGCACTCCTACGACGTGGTCGTGATCGGTGCCGGTGGTGCGGGATTGCGAGCGGTGATCGAGGCCCGCGAGCGGGGCCTTCGGGTGGCCGTGGTGACCAAATCGCTGTTCGGCAAGGCACACACGGTGATGGCCGAGGGCGGTTGCGCCGCGGCGATGCGCAACGTCAACACCAAGGATTCGTGGCAGGTGCACTTCGGTGACACCATGCGCGGCGGCAAATTCCTGAACAACTGGCGGATGGCCGAGCTGCACGCGCAGGAAGCGCCCGACCGGGTGTGGGAGCTCGAGACCTACGGCGCACTGTTCGACCGCACCAAGGACGGCCGTATCAGCCAGCGCAACTTCGGCGGGCACACCTACCCGCGGCTGGCCCACGTCGGTGACCGCACCGGCCTGGAGATCATCCGCACCCTGCAGCAGAAGATCGTCTCGCTGCAGCAGGAGGACAAAGAGGAGCTCGGCGACTACGAAGCGCGGATCCGGGTCTTCCACGAGACCGCGATCACCGAGCTGATCCTCGATAACGGGCGGGTTGCCGGTGCGTTCGGGTACTACCGCGAAACCGGGAACTTCGTCCTGTTCGAGGCGCCCGCGATCGTGCTGGCGACCGGCGGGATCGGCAAGTCCTACAAGGTGTCCTCCAACTCGTGGGAGTACACCGGCGACGGGCACGCGCTCGCGCTGCGGGCGGGCTCGGCGCTGATCAACATGGAGTTCATCCAGTTCCACCCCACCGGCATGGTGTGGCCGCTGTCCGTGAAAGGCATCCTCGTCACCGAGGGCGTGCGCGGCGACGGTGGAGTGCTGAAGAACTCCGAGGGCAAGCGCTTCATGTTCGACTACATCCCCGACGTCTTCAAAGGCCAATACGCCGAGTCGGAGGAAGAAGCCGATCAGTGGCTCAAGGACAACGACTCCGCGCGCCGCACTCCTGACCTGCTGCCCCGCGACGAGGTCGCGCGGGCGATCAACACCGAGGTCAAGGAGGGACGCGGTACGCCGCACGGTGGCGTGTACCTCGACATCGCCTCACGTATGCCCGCCGAGGAGATCAAGCGGCGGTTGCCGTCGATGTATCACCAGTTCATCGAGCTGGCGGAGGTCGACATCACCACCGACGACATGGAGGTCGGTCCCACCTGTCACTACGTGATGGGCGGCATCGAGGTCGACCCGGACACCGGCGCGGCGGCCACGCCCGGCCTGTTCGCCGCGGGCGAGTGCGCGGGCGGCATGCACGGCAGCAACCGGCTCGGCGGCAACTCGCTGTCGGACCTGCTGGTGTTCGGCCGCCGGGCCGGACTCGGCGCCTCCGACTACGTCAGGGCACTGTCCGGCCGGCCGCAGGTCACCGATCATGCGGTCAGCGCCGCGGCGGAGATGGCGCTCGCGCCGTTCGACGGTCCGTCGGACGGGTCGGCGCCGGAGAATCCGTACACGCTGCAGCTCGACATGCAGGACACGATGAACAACCTGGTCGGGATCATCCGCAAGGCGGACGAGATTCAGGAGGCGCTGGACAAACTCGACGAGCTGCGGCAGCGGTACCGCAACGTCAAGGTCGAGGGCGACCGCAAGTTCAACCCCGGCTGGCACCTGTCCATGGACCTGCGCAACATGCTGCTGGTCTGCGAGTCGGTGGCCAAGTCGGCGATCACCCGCACCGAGAGCCGCGGCGGGCACACCCGCGACGACTACCCGTCGATGGATGCCAACTGGCGCAACACGCTGCTGGCGTGCCGGACCTCGGGAGACGACCCCGTGGTTCCGGACGTCACCGTCGAGAAGGAACCGCAGGTGCCGATGCGCACCGACCTGCTCGAGTGTTTCGAGCTCTCGGAGCTGGAGAAGTACTACACCGACGAGGAACTCGTCGACCACCCGCAACGGAAGGGCTGA
- a CDS encoding GGDEF domain-containing protein: protein MAIVAACSTMVAVSSLGGARSQSPAMLAIGVFGAVFTAGMTVFWLRRWPTRRQSEVMIVGGTLFIAVWSFAQPTSAVAVLACTATAVTGGYIAFFHNTRLLLFNFAVAVVIAASASWRLAGTTDVATALGAFWLIWFLNLSVPLAIRGMSQALGTYAAWSDADPLTGLLNRRGFAGAVTQLVANAGGADGHLSLVMVDLDDFKRVNDTHGHAAGDRALLAVAELLRHHCPSSAAICRAGGEEFLIAVLSHSEGAGDLATRLCRAIAALPHDVTASIGAGSVPLDGFDIEPRTLIDELVAVADAAMYVAKRNGGNQIRLG, encoded by the coding sequence ATGGCGATCGTCGCCGCGTGCTCGACGATGGTCGCGGTCAGCTCGCTCGGCGGGGCGCGCAGTCAGTCCCCGGCCATGCTGGCCATCGGCGTGTTCGGCGCCGTCTTCACCGCCGGGATGACGGTGTTCTGGCTGAGGCGATGGCCCACGCGGCGTCAGTCGGAGGTGATGATCGTCGGCGGAACCCTGTTCATCGCAGTCTGGAGCTTCGCCCAGCCGACGTCGGCGGTCGCGGTCCTCGCCTGTACCGCAACCGCGGTGACCGGTGGCTACATCGCCTTCTTCCACAACACGAGACTGCTGCTGTTCAACTTCGCGGTCGCCGTGGTCATCGCGGCTTCGGCGTCGTGGCGTCTCGCCGGGACCACGGATGTGGCCACCGCGCTGGGGGCCTTCTGGCTCATCTGGTTCCTCAACCTGTCGGTGCCGCTGGCCATCCGCGGGATGTCGCAGGCGCTGGGGACCTATGCCGCGTGGTCGGACGCAGATCCGCTGACCGGACTGCTCAACCGCCGAGGATTCGCCGGCGCCGTCACCCAGCTCGTGGCCAACGCCGGCGGTGCGGACGGCCATCTGAGCCTGGTGATGGTCGACCTCGACGATTTCAAGCGCGTCAACGACACCCACGGGCACGCAGCCGGCGACCGCGCCCTGTTGGCCGTGGCCGAACTGCTGCGCCATCACTGCCCTTCGAGCGCAGCGATCTGCCGTGCCGGCGGAGAGGAGTTCCTCATCGCCGTGCTCTCCCACAGCGAGGGCGCCGGAGACTTGGCGACGCGGCTGTGCCGAGCGATCGCCGCGCTGCCGCACGACGTCACCGCCAGCATCGGCGCAGGCAGTGTCCCGCTCGACGGCTTCGACATCGAACCCCGCACGCTGATCGACGAGCTCGTCGCGGTGGCGGACGCCGCGATGTACGTCGCCAAACGCAACGGTGGCAACCAGATTCGCCTCGGATGA
- a CDS encoding Hsp20/alpha crystallin family protein, protein MSNVGLWARPAWTTANTERWVRDFFGSATAGDWAAGVNPAVEVDKDGDDAVIRVDLPGVDVDKDVHVEVDKGRLVIRGERRDEREEESRDDGRVRKISEVRYGSFHRSFALPAHVTGDAVSASYDAGVLTVRVAGAHKGAEAQRIAIDSK, encoded by the coding sequence ATGAGCAATGTGGGGTTGTGGGCGCGGCCGGCGTGGACCACCGCGAACACCGAACGCTGGGTGCGCGACTTCTTCGGGTCCGCCACCGCCGGCGACTGGGCCGCGGGGGTCAACCCCGCCGTCGAGGTCGACAAGGACGGCGACGACGCGGTGATCCGGGTCGATCTGCCGGGCGTCGACGTCGACAAGGACGTCCACGTCGAGGTCGACAAGGGCCGTCTGGTCATTCGCGGCGAGCGGCGCGACGAGCGCGAAGAGGAGAGCCGGGACGACGGCCGGGTCCGCAAGATCAGTGAGGTCCGCTACGGGTCGTTCCACCGCTCGTTCGCACTGCCGGCGCACGTCACCGGCGACGCCGTCTCGGCGTCCTATGACGCGGGGGTGCTGACGGTACGGGTGGCAGGCGCGCACAAGGGAGCCGAGGCGCAGCGCATCGCGATCGACAGCAAGTAA
- a CDS encoding sirohydrochlorin chelatase — translation MNLVLVAHGTRKQRGVSLIGDLAAQVSLTLDRPVHVAFVDVLGPTPAELLSAALDRPAVLVPAFLARGYHVTTDIPAHVDVSGHADVTVTQALGPDPALVRVLVDRLIESGWCPEDSVVLAAAGTSDRTALRDLHTTAAWLSATIGSRVEPAFAATGRPRVADAVAALRTRGRRVVVASYLLSEGMFQDRLRAAGADLVTDPLGTHPGVARLIAARFARARVAAQAQG, via the coding sequence GTGAATCTGGTGCTCGTGGCACACGGCACCCGCAAGCAACGCGGGGTGTCGCTGATCGGCGATCTCGCCGCGCAGGTATCGCTCACGCTCGACCGGCCGGTCCACGTCGCGTTCGTCGACGTCCTCGGCCCGACGCCGGCGGAACTGCTCAGCGCGGCACTCGACCGGCCGGCCGTGCTCGTGCCCGCGTTCCTGGCCCGCGGCTACCACGTCACCACCGACATCCCGGCCCACGTCGACGTCAGCGGCCACGCCGATGTCACCGTCACGCAGGCGCTGGGTCCCGACCCCGCGCTGGTTCGGGTTCTCGTCGATCGGTTGATCGAAAGTGGTTGGTGTCCGGAGGATTCCGTCGTCCTGGCCGCAGCCGGGACGTCGGACCGGACGGCGCTGCGCGACCTGCACACCACGGCGGCGTGGTTGTCGGCGACGATCGGCTCGCGTGTCGAGCCGGCCTTCGCCGCGACCGGTCGTCCCAGGGTCGCCGACGCGGTGGCGGCGCTGCGCACCCGGGGCCGACGGGTGGTCGTTGCGTCGTACCTGTTGTCCGAGGGGATGTTTCAGGACCGGCTGCGGGCGGCGGGGGCCGACCTGGTGACCGATCCGCTGGGCACGCATCCCGGCGTGGCCCGGTTGATCGCTGCTAGATTCGCCCGGGCCCGCGTCGCCGCGCAGGCTCAGGGGTGA
- a CDS encoding succinate dehydrogenase/fumarate reductase iron-sulfur subunit: MGAYEAKMRVWRGDAAGGELKDYAVEVNEGEVVLDIIHRLQQTQAGDLAVRWNCKAGKCGSCSAEINGRPRLMCMTRMSTFGEDETVTVTPLRTFPVMRDLVTDVSFNYEKAREIPSFTPPKDLQPGEYRMQQEDVNRSQEFRKCIECFLCQNVCHVIRDHEENKEAYAGPRYLMRMAELDMHPLDVHPRRAEDAQEVHGLGYCNINKCCTEVCPEHIKITDNALIPMKERVADRKYDPVVWLGDKLFRRR, translated from the coding sequence ATGGGTGCCTATGAAGCGAAGATGCGGGTGTGGCGGGGCGACGCGGCCGGCGGAGAGCTCAAGGACTACGCCGTCGAGGTCAACGAGGGCGAGGTGGTGCTCGACATCATCCACCGCCTGCAGCAGACCCAGGCCGGCGACCTCGCTGTGCGGTGGAACTGCAAGGCCGGCAAGTGCGGGTCGTGCTCGGCCGAGATCAACGGCCGGCCGCGGCTGATGTGCATGACTCGGATGTCGACGTTCGGCGAGGACGAGACCGTCACCGTCACCCCGCTGCGGACGTTCCCGGTGATGCGCGACCTCGTCACCGACGTCAGCTTCAACTACGAGAAGGCACGGGAGATCCCGTCGTTCACGCCACCGAAGGACCTGCAGCCCGGCGAGTACCGGATGCAGCAGGAGGACGTGAACCGCAGCCAGGAGTTCCGCAAGTGCATCGAGTGCTTCCTGTGCCAGAACGTCTGCCACGTCATCCGTGACCACGAGGAGAACAAGGAGGCGTACGCGGGGCCGCGGTATCTGATGCGGATGGCCGAGTTGGACATGCATCCCCTCGACGTCCATCCCCGGCGCGCCGAGGATGCCCAGGAGGTGCACGGCCTGGGCTACTGCAACATCAACAAGTGCTGCACCGAGGTGTGTCCGGAACACATCAAGATCACCGACAACGCGCTGATCCCGATGAAGGAACGGGTGGCCGACCGCAAGTACGACCCGGTGGTGTGGTTGGGAGACAAACTGTTCCGTCGGCGATGA
- a CDS encoding uroporphyrinogen-III synthase, with protein sequence MREPEWAPLTGFRVAVTSARRADELSALLRRRGAAVTSAAAIEMVPLPDDDELRLRTQALIDCPPDIVIATTGIGFRGWVAAADGWGMAASLTAALGTARIVSRGPKATGALRAAGLPEEWSPESESSREVLHYLVEGGIAGTRIAVQLHGATAEWDPFPEFLDELRSAGAEVVPIRVYRWHPAPRDGEFDALVMGIAEQKFDAVSFTSAPAVASVLMRAAEMGVDAEVLAALRNGVHAMCVGPVTARPLVRLGVPTSAPERMRLGALARHITDELPLLQSRTVRVAGHLLEIRGTCVLVDGTVKALSPAAMATIRALAHRPGAVVSRTDLLRALPGSGTDTHAVETAVLRLRTALGDKSMVSTVVKRGYRLTVDEAFAS encoded by the coding sequence ATGAGGGAGCCGGAATGGGCGCCGCTCACCGGATTCCGGGTCGCGGTCACATCAGCGCGACGCGCCGACGAGCTCAGCGCGCTGCTGCGTCGCCGGGGTGCGGCCGTCACCAGCGCGGCCGCGATCGAGATGGTGCCGCTGCCCGATGACGACGAGCTGCGTCTGCGCACGCAGGCGCTGATCGACTGTCCGCCGGACATCGTCATCGCGACCACGGGCATCGGCTTCCGCGGCTGGGTCGCGGCGGCTGACGGGTGGGGCATGGCCGCTTCGCTGACGGCCGCGCTCGGCACGGCGCGCATCGTCTCCCGCGGACCCAAGGCGACCGGCGCACTGCGCGCGGCCGGGCTGCCCGAGGAGTGGTCACCGGAATCGGAGTCCTCGCGCGAGGTGCTGCACTACCTGGTGGAAGGTGGTATCGCCGGAACCCGGATCGCGGTGCAGCTGCACGGAGCGACCGCGGAATGGGATCCGTTCCCAGAGTTTCTCGACGAATTGCGCTCGGCGGGAGCAGAAGTCGTCCCGATCCGGGTTTACCGCTGGCATCCGGCGCCTCGCGACGGCGAGTTCGACGCCCTGGTCATGGGGATCGCCGAGCAGAAGTTCGACGCGGTGAGCTTCACCTCCGCGCCGGCCGTCGCGTCGGTGCTGATGCGGGCCGCCGAGATGGGTGTCGACGCCGAGGTGCTCGCGGCGCTGCGCAACGGCGTGCACGCGATGTGCGTGGGACCGGTCACGGCGCGGCCGCTGGTGCGGCTCGGCGTGCCGACCTCGGCGCCCGAGCGAATGCGGTTGGGGGCGTTGGCCCGTCACATCACCGATGAGCTGCCGCTGCTGCAGTCGCGGACGGTGCGCGTGGCCGGCCATCTCCTCGAGATCCGCGGCACCTGCGTGCTGGTCGACGGCACCGTCAAGGCCCTCTCACCCGCGGCGATGGCCACCATCCGGGCGCTGGCGCACCGTCCCGGCGCGGTGGTCTCGCGCACCGATCTGCTTCGCGCACTGCCCGGCAGCGGCACCGACACGCACGCGGTCGAGACCGCGGTGCTGCGGCTGCGAACGGCGTTGGGCGACAAGTCGATGGTGTCCACCGTCGTCAAACGGGGCTATCGCCTGACCGTCGACGAGGCGTTCGCATCGTGA
- a CDS encoding universal stress protein, translating to MTAYRTIVVGTDGSETSLRAVDKAASLAAESDATLIVASAYTSKHRETGAPDPDQPQHEDYRTEGNAPVYDLLRDAAARARRAGAPDVEERAVEGSPADALIALADETGADLLVVGDVGLNSMVGRLVGSVPRIIRDRAKTEVLIVETAN from the coding sequence GTGACGGCATACCGGACCATCGTCGTCGGAACCGACGGCTCAGAGACCTCGCTTCGCGCCGTGGACAAGGCGGCGTCGCTGGCCGCCGAGTCCGACGCGACGCTGATCGTGGCCTCGGCCTACACGTCGAAGCATCGGGAGACCGGCGCGCCGGACCCCGATCAGCCGCAGCACGAGGACTACCGCACCGAGGGCAACGCCCCCGTCTACGACCTGCTCCGCGACGCCGCCGCCAGGGCCCGCCGCGCCGGCGCCCCCGATGTGGAGGAACGAGCGGTGGAAGGCTCACCCGCCGATGCGCTGATCGCGCTGGCCGATGAGACCGGAGCCGACCTCCTCGTGGTCGGTGACGTGGGGCTGAACTCGATGGTGGGACGGCTCGTCGGGTCGGTTCCCCGGATCATCCGCGATCGGGCGAAGACCGAAGTGCTCATCGTGGAGACCGCGAACTAG
- the nirB gene encoding nitrite reductase large subunit NirB produces the protein MASTSNVVVVGHGMVGHRFVEALRSRDTEGRWRVTVLAEESDAAYDRVGLTSYTEHWDRPRLALPGNDYPDDDLVEVRLGSRVAAVDPVTRSVTTADGTRIGYDALVLATGSSAFVPPVPGRDLPQCHVYRTLDDLDAIRADAVRAVAAGGDAAGVVIGGGLLGLEAANVLRGFGVAAHVVETAPRLMAAQLDEAGGALLTRMIGELGIAVHVGVGTEAIEASAQGGVRVSLSDGTTIDAGVVIFAAGVRPRDELARAAGLALGERGGVLTDAGCASAAPGGSGIYAIGEVAAIEGRCYGLVGPGYTSAEVVADRLLGGTAEFGTADMSTKLKLLGVDVASFGDAMGHTPGCLEVVVHDAVKRTYAKLVLSDDARTLLGGILVGDAAAYGVLRPMVGEPLPGDPLELIAPSGNSSGAPSLGVAALPPAAQICSCNNVTKGDLTDAIAAGRTDVAGLKKCTQAGTSCGSCVPLLKQMLDAEGVEQSKALCEHFGQSRAELFEIVSATEVRTFSGLVARFGSGKGCDICKPVVASILASTSSGHILDGEQASLQDSNDHFLANIQRNGSYSVVPRVPGGDITPEHLILIGEIARDFGLYTKITGGQRIDLFGARVDQLPQIWRRLVDGGMESGHAYGKALRTVKSCVGSDWCRYGQQDSVQMAIDLELRYRGLRAPHKIKMGVSGCARECAEARGKDVGVIATDNGWNLYVGGNGGMTPKHAQLLAADLDDDTLIRYVDRFLMFYIRTADRLQRTAAWVEQMGLEHLREVVCDDSLGLAAEFEAAVTRHVEGYACEWKGVLDDPDKLSRFVSFVNAPDAPDPTVTFTRHAGRMVPTDIGMPTVGR, from the coding sequence ATGGCGTCAACATCGAACGTCGTGGTGGTCGGCCACGGCATGGTCGGTCACCGGTTCGTCGAGGCCCTGCGCTCCCGCGACACCGAGGGCCGCTGGCGGGTGACGGTGCTGGCCGAGGAGTCGGATGCCGCATACGACCGGGTGGGCCTGACGTCGTACACCGAGCACTGGGACCGGCCGCGGCTCGCGTTGCCCGGCAACGACTACCCCGATGACGACCTGGTCGAGGTCCGGCTCGGAAGCCGGGTCGCGGCGGTGGATCCGGTGACGCGGTCGGTCACGACCGCCGACGGCACCCGGATCGGATACGACGCCCTGGTTCTCGCGACGGGGTCCTCTGCTTTCGTGCCGCCGGTGCCGGGTCGCGATCTGCCGCAGTGCCACGTCTACCGCACGCTCGACGACCTCGACGCGATCCGTGCCGACGCTGTGCGGGCGGTGGCCGCCGGCGGTGACGCGGCGGGGGTGGTGATCGGCGGCGGCCTGCTCGGGCTGGAGGCCGCCAACGTACTCCGCGGATTCGGGGTCGCCGCGCACGTGGTCGAGACGGCGCCGCGGTTGATGGCCGCCCAGCTCGACGAGGCCGGTGGGGCGCTGCTGACCCGGATGATCGGCGAGCTGGGCATCGCGGTACACGTCGGCGTGGGTACCGAGGCCATCGAGGCGTCCGCGCAGGGTGGGGTGCGGGTGAGCCTCAGCGACGGGACGACGATCGACGCGGGCGTGGTGATCTTCGCCGCGGGTGTGCGTCCGCGCGACGAGCTCGCCCGTGCGGCGGGTCTCGCGCTCGGCGAGCGCGGCGGCGTGCTCACCGACGCCGGTTGTGCCAGTGCGGCACCCGGGGGGTCCGGCATCTATGCCATCGGCGAGGTCGCCGCCATCGAGGGCCGATGCTACGGCCTGGTCGGGCCGGGCTACACCAGCGCCGAGGTCGTCGCCGACCGACTGCTCGGCGGCACAGCGGAATTCGGTACCGCCGACATGTCGACCAAGCTGAAACTGCTGGGCGTCGACGTGGCCAGCTTCGGCGACGCGATGGGACACACGCCGGGCTGCCTCGAGGTGGTGGTCCACGATGCGGTGAAGCGGACCTACGCCAAGCTCGTGCTCTCCGACGACGCCCGCACGCTGCTGGGCGGCATCCTCGTCGGTGACGCCGCCGCCTACGGCGTGCTGCGCCCGATGGTCGGCGAACCGCTGCCGGGAGATCCGCTCGAGCTGATCGCACCGTCCGGAAACAGCAGTGGTGCGCCCTCATTGGGCGTCGCGGCACTGCCGCCTGCCGCGCAGATCTGTTCCTGCAACAACGTGACCAAAGGTGATCTCACCGACGCGATCGCGGCGGGCCGCACCGACGTGGCCGGGCTGAAGAAGTGCACGCAGGCGGGCACCTCGTGCGGATCCTGCGTGCCGCTGTTGAAGCAGATGCTCGACGCGGAAGGGGTCGAGCAGTCGAAGGCCCTCTGTGAACACTTCGGTCAGTCCCGCGCCGAGCTGTTCGAGATCGTCAGTGCCACCGAGGTTCGCACGTTCTCCGGTCTCGTGGCGCGGTTCGGCAGCGGAAAGGGTTGCGACATCTGCAAACCCGTCGTCGCGTCGATCCTCGCGTCGACCAGCTCGGGCCACATCCTCGACGGCGAGCAGGCCTCGCTGCAGGACTCCAACGATCACTTCCTGGCCAACATCCAGCGCAACGGCAGCTACTCGGTGGTGCCCCGGGTGCCCGGCGGCGACATCACGCCCGAGCACCTCATCCTCATCGGTGAGATCGCCAGGGACTTCGGCTTGTACACCAAGATCACCGGCGGCCAGCGCATCGACCTGTTCGGCGCCCGGGTGGACCAGCTGCCGCAGATCTGGCGCCGGCTCGTCGACGGCGGCATGGAGTCCGGGCACGCCTACGGCAAGGCGCTGCGCACGGTGAAGAGCTGCGTGGGCAGCGACTGGTGTCGCTACGGCCAACAGGATTCGGTGCAGATGGCGATCGACCTGGAGCTGCGCTACCGCGGGCTGCGGGCGCCGCACAAGATCAAGATGGGTGTGTCCGGGTGCGCCCGCGAATGCGCCGAGGCGCGGGGCAAGGACGTCGGCGTGATCGCCACCGACAACGGCTGGAACCTCTATGTCGGCGGCAACGGCGGCATGACCCCCAAGCACGCCCAGCTGCTGGCCGCCGACCTGGACGACGACACCCTGATCCGCTACGTCGACCGGTTCCTGATGTTCTACATCCGCACCGCGGACCGCCTGCAGCGCACCGCCGCGTGGGTGGAGCAGATGGGCCTGGAACATCTGCGCGAGGTGGTGTGCGACGACTCGCTGGGCCTGGCCGCAGAATTCGAGGCGGCCGTCACCCGCCACGTCGAGGGCTATGCGTGCGAATGGAAGGGCGTGCTCGACGACCCGGACAAGCTGTCGAGGTTCGTCTCGTTCGTCAACGCGCCCGACGCTCCCGATCCGACGGTGACCTTCACGCGTCACGCGGGGCGCATGGTCCCCACCGACATCGGCATGCCCACGGTAGGAAGGTAG
- a CDS encoding isocitrate lyase/PEP mutase family protein has product MADGVLTTRAQKLLALHQPGDPVVLPTVWDAWSARLAADAGFAALTVGSHPVADSVGKPDNEGMTFDDLLTRVAQITAAVDLPVSVDIESGYAETPARLIEGLLSVGAVGLNIEDTVHSEGGRLRSADEHAELVGALRAAADASDVHVVVNARTDLFLRKDGDDSDRVDRAIARLRQAADAGADVLYPVGFHDPDTLRRLTSELPLPVNAIAAPDKDDPASYGPLGVARISFGPRWQAALAERAKEILARWR; this is encoded by the coding sequence ATGGCCGACGGTGTGTTGACGACGCGGGCTCAGAAGTTGCTGGCCCTGCACCAGCCGGGCGACCCGGTGGTGCTGCCGACCGTATGGGATGCGTGGTCGGCGCGGCTGGCTGCCGACGCCGGTTTCGCCGCGCTGACGGTCGGGAGCCACCCGGTGGCCGATTCGGTCGGCAAACCCGACAACGAGGGCATGACGTTCGACGATCTGCTGACCCGCGTCGCGCAGATCACGGCGGCCGTCGACCTTCCGGTGTCGGTCGACATCGAATCCGGGTACGCCGAGACGCCGGCCCGGCTGATCGAGGGGCTGCTGTCGGTCGGTGCGGTCGGGTTGAACATCGAGGACACCGTGCACAGTGAGGGTGGGCGGCTGCGGTCGGCCGACGAACACGCCGAGCTGGTCGGTGCGTTGCGGGCTGCGGCCGACGCGTCCGACGTGCATGTCGTGGTCAATGCGCGCACCGATCTGTTCCTGCGTAAGGACGGAGACGACAGCGACCGGGTGGACCGGGCGATCGCCCGGCTGCGCCAGGCCGCTGACGCCGGCGCCGACGTGTTGTACCCGGTCGGGTTCCACGATCCGGACACGTTGCGGCGCTTGACCTCTGAGCTCCCGCTGCCGGTGAACGCGATCGCCGCACCGGACAAGGACGACCCGGCGTCCTACGGGCCGCTGGGGGTCGCGCGGATCAGCTTCGGCCCGCGGTGGCAGGCGGCGCTCGCCGAACGCGCGAAGGAGATCCTGGCCCGCTGGCGCTAG
- the nirD gene encoding nitrite reductase small subunit NirD, with product MTLLDDIRIWTTACRYEFLIPNRGVGVLLPDGAQAALFRLDDGTVHAVGNIDPFSGAAVMSRGLVGDRGGRPIVQSPLKKQAFALDDGTCLDDPAHALPLYAARITADGDVQVGS from the coding sequence ATGACTCTGCTCGACGACATCCGGATCTGGACGACGGCGTGCCGCTACGAGTTCCTGATCCCCAACCGCGGCGTGGGGGTGCTGCTGCCCGACGGAGCGCAGGCTGCGCTGTTCCGCCTCGACGACGGCACCGTGCACGCGGTCGGCAACATCGACCCCTTCTCCGGCGCGGCGGTGATGTCGCGCGGGTTGGTCGGGGACCGCGGCGGGCGGCCGATCGTGCAGTCCCCGTTGAAGAAGCAGGCGTTCGCCCTCGACGACGGCACCTGCCTGGACGATCCCGCGCACGCACTGCCGCTGTATGCGGCCCGGATCACCGCCGACGGCGACGTCCAGGTCGGCTCCTGA
- the fdxA gene encoding ferredoxin gives MTYVIGSACVDVVDKSCMQECPADCIYEGDRMMYINPNECVDCGACRIACRMDAIYFETDLPDDEARFLEDNAAFFTTTLPGRDAPLGDPGGATKLGRVGADTPLVASLPPSTASHP, from the coding sequence ATGACCTATGTGATCGGTAGCGCGTGCGTGGATGTCGTCGACAAGTCCTGCATGCAGGAATGCCCGGCCGACTGCATCTACGAGGGCGATCGGATGATGTACATCAACCCCAACGAGTGCGTGGACTGCGGCGCGTGCCGCATCGCGTGCCGGATGGACGCGATCTACTTCGAGACCGACCTGCCCGACGACGAGGCCCGATTCCTCGAGGACAACGCCGCGTTCTTCACGACGACACTGCCCGGCCGCGATGCGCCCCTCGGTGATCCGGGCGGAGCGACCAAGCTTGGCCGCGTCGGGGCCGACACCCCGCTGGTGGCGAGCCTGCCACCGTCAACGGCCTCTCACCCCTGA